Genomic segment of uncultured Tolumonas sp.:
TGATGAAATAGATCTTATTCTGACCCTCTTTCATGCGAGAAACATAATCCGTCAGATTAGCGGTTTGCGCATTACTGTCGTTGAGTGTTGAAGCAAATCGCAGCAATTTCGCGATCTCTTCACGATTGCCCCAATCTTCTGCCGGGCCTTCTTTCAGCACGTTACCGAACTCACCCCAGAATTTCTGGTATTGCTCAGCATCGTCTTTCGACATTTTGTCCAGCATGCTCAATACACGCTTGGTGCACGCTTTACGCAGTTGCGCGGTGATTTTGTTGTCTTGCAGAATTTCACGCGATACGTTCAGCGGCAGATCGTTGGAATCAAGCACACCTTTTACAAAACGCAGGTAAGTTGGCATGAACTGTTCAGCGTCATCCATGATGAACACGCGCTGTACGTACAGTTTCAGGCCATGTTTCTGTTCACGATTCCACATATCAAATGGCGCGCGAGCTGGAATATACAGCAGACTGGTGTATTCCATATTGCCTTCAACACGGTTATGCGACCAGGTCAGTGGGTCTTCGTAATCGTGTGATACGTGTTTGTAGAACTCTTTATACTCTTCGTCTTTGATCTCTTTGGCAGAACGCGTCCACAGGGCAGTCGCACGGTTAACTTGTTCCCAAGAGCCTTCCGTTGCTGATTTTTCTTCACCTTCGGCAGCTTCTGGCGCTTTCCACAACTCGACAGGTATGCTGATGTGATCAGAATATTTGCCGATCACGGAGCGCAGACGATAATCTTCCAGGAATTCGGTTTCATCTTCTTTCAGATGCAGGATCACATCGGTACCGCGGCTGTCTTTGGTCACTTCAGCTACGGTGAAGCTACCATCACCAACCGATTCCCAACGCACCGCTTTATTATCTGCCTGACCAGCAATACGGCTGATCACGGTCACTTTGTCTGCCACGATAAATGCCGAGTAGAAACCCACACCAAACTGACCAATCAGCTGGGAGTCTTTACTCTGATCACCGCTCAGATTTTGGAAAAAATCTTTGGTGCCGGAACGGGCGATGGTGCCCAGATGCTGAATAGCATCTTCACGGCTCATACCGATACCGTTATCGGAAATGGTCAGCGTACGTTGATCTTTATCAATCAACAGACGGACATGCAGCTGACCATCATTTTCATATAAATTAGCATCGGACAACGCTTTGAAACGCAACTTATCAGCCGCATCTGCCGCGTTCGAGATCAGTTCACGCAGGAAAACCTCTTTGTTGGAATAGAGGCTGTGCGCCATCAGGTTCAACAGTTGTTTAACTTCAGTCTGAAACCCATGGGTTTCCATATGAACAGTTT
This window contains:
- the htpG gene encoding molecular chaperone HtpG, with product MTETVHMETHGFQTEVKQLLNLMAHSLYSNKEVFLRELISNAADAADKLRFKALSDANLYENDGQLHVRLLIDKDQRTLTISDNGIGMSREDAIQHLGTIARSGTKDFFQNLSGDQSKDSQLIGQFGVGFYSAFIVADKVTVISRIAGQADNKAVRWESVGDGSFTVAEVTKDSRGTDVILHLKEDETEFLEDYRLRSVIGKYSDHISIPVELWKAPEAAEGEEKSATEGSWEQVNRATALWTRSAKEIKDEEYKEFYKHVSHDYEDPLTWSHNRVEGNMEYTSLLYIPARAPFDMWNREQKHGLKLYVQRVFIMDDAEQFMPTYLRFVKGVLDSNDLPLNVSREILQDNKITAQLRKACTKRVLSMLDKMSKDDAEQYQKFWGEFGNVLKEGPAEDWGNREEIAKLLRFASTLNDSNAQTANLTDYVSRMKEGQNKIYFIIADSYTAAKNSPHLEILRKKGIEVLLMWERIDEWLMNHLSEFDGKKLVSVTSGDLELGDLEDEESRKQQEEATKANAGLIERLKTALGSEVADVRVSHRLTETPVCAVTDAHGMSSQMMKLMKAAGQSVPEQKYILEVNPEHALIRHIDQLQDEERFKEWALLLQEQAQLTEQGGLQDPASFVARMNRLLLG